One window from the genome of Rickettsiella endosymbiont of Xylota segnis encodes:
- a CDS encoding aminoglycoside phosphotransferase family protein — protein MSIFEHTSQLMPLRNWLKESCLLPNSSFELEPLINDGSFRKYFRLRLGNLSHIVMVAPPDKENIIAFIAIAKDFARQGIYTPEILAYSLEQGFMLLSDLGNDLYLNILNQNTVDDLYDRALSVIYQIQVCNPKFPDNKPLDLFNEEFIRLELGIFIDWFLNKHLELTITDEIDKVLENTFKVLINSALEQPQVCVHRDYHSRNLLLLENKNVGVLDFQDAVYGPITYDAASLLRDAYIDWPKEQVHKWVLKFYDMIHISHQYTEEKFVRWFDLISLQRHLKILGIFARLNYRDDKPHYLPMIARVLNYISKTCEDYGELSHFKEMLQTKIQPKLYEKEKK, from the coding sequence ATGTCTATTTTTGAGCATACATCACAATTAATGCCACTAAGAAATTGGCTAAAAGAGTCTTGTTTACTACCAAACTCAAGTTTTGAGCTCGAACCGTTAATTAATGATGGTAGCTTTAGGAAATACTTTCGATTGCGATTAGGTAACTTAAGCCATATTGTCATGGTTGCTCCCCCGGATAAAGAAAATATAATTGCTTTTATTGCAATTGCGAAAGATTTTGCACGTCAAGGCATTTACACACCTGAAATACTTGCTTATAGCCTTGAACAAGGATTTATGTTGTTAAGTGACCTAGGGAATGACTTATATCTTAATATTTTAAACCAAAATACTGTCGATGATTTATATGATCGAGCGCTTTCAGTTATTTATCAAATTCAGGTTTGCAATCCTAAATTTCCTGACAATAAGCCCTTAGATTTGTTTAATGAAGAATTTATACGCCTTGAATTAGGAATATTTATTGATTGGTTTCTGAATAAACATCTAGAACTGACAATAACCGATGAGATTGACAAGGTACTTGAAAATACTTTTAAAGTACTTATTAACTCTGCTCTTGAACAACCACAGGTCTGCGTTCATCGCGATTACCATTCACGGAATCTACTTTTATTAGAAAATAAAAATGTAGGAGTTTTGGATTTTCAAGATGCTGTTTATGGACCTATTACTTACGATGCCGCTTCATTATTGCGCGATGCCTATATTGATTGGCCTAAAGAGCAAGTCCATAAATGGGTACTGAAATTTTATGATATGATCCACATAAGTCATCAATACACTGAAGAAAAATTTGTTCGCTGGTTTGATCTAATAAGCCTACAACGTCATCTAAAGATACTTGGTATTTTTGCACGACTTAATTATCGTGATGATAAACCACATTATCTCCCGATGATTGCGCGGGTATTAAATTATATCAGCAAAACTTGTGAGGATTACGGTGAACTTTCTCATTTTAAAGAAATGTTACAAACAAAAATTCAACCGAAACTTTATGAGAAAGAAAAAAAATGA
- the murU gene encoding N-acetylmuramate alpha-1-phosphate uridylyltransferase MurU yields MKAMILAAGRGLRLRPLTDKTPKPLILVANQPLIVHQVLKLAKIGIKEIIINVSYQAKQIIDALGDGRAYGVKIDYSFEPSALETGGGILQALPILGSDPFIVISADIWTDFSLEGLLSYSLNSMALAHLILVDNPSFHPQGDFNLTKTGLLNLDDTSNKFTFASLGIYHPDLFQGKSGAFPLSSLLYEYIAEKKITGEYYNGIWFNIGTPTELERLDEYLKQKK; encoded by the coding sequence ATGAAAGCGATGATACTTGCTGCTGGCCGTGGTCTACGTTTACGTCCTTTAACAGATAAAACACCTAAACCTTTAATATTAGTTGCTAATCAACCATTAATTGTACATCAAGTGTTAAAATTAGCAAAAATCGGCATTAAAGAAATAATTATTAATGTCTCTTATCAAGCTAAACAAATTATAGATGCGCTAGGGGATGGTCGAGCTTACGGGGTTAAAATTGATTATTCTTTTGAACCTTCTGCTCTTGAAACAGGAGGAGGAATTCTCCAAGCACTACCCATTTTAGGATCTGATCCATTTATTGTCATAAGCGCTGACATCTGGACAGATTTTTCGTTGGAAGGTTTATTATCTTACTCATTAAATTCGATGGCATTAGCTCATCTTATCTTAGTAGACAATCCGAGCTTTCATCCTCAAGGTGATTTTAATCTCACCAAAACTGGTTTATTAAACTTAGACGACACCTCGAATAAATTTACTTTTGCGAGTCTTGGAATTTACCATCCTGATTTATTTCAAGGTAAATCGGGTGCATTCCCGCTATCATCACTACTTTACGAATATATTGCTGAAAAGAAAATAACTGGCGAGTATTATAATGGCATATGGTTTAACATTGGAACGCCCACTGAGTTGGAACGACTCGACGAATATCTGAAACAGAAAAAGTAA
- the proC gene encoding pyrroline-5-carboxylate reductase: MQNSIISFIGAGNMASSLIKGLLKEKYLSKNIWAANNNIEQLNKLKNLNINLTTDNRYAVQMANIVVLAVKPQILKTVVIEIADLIQEKKSLTISLAVGINLENIALYLSNQSLAIIRCMPNTPALIGYGATGLFANQNCSSSQKNAAESIFRSVGTIVWLPKEEQIDVVAALSGSGPAYFFFFMEALEKAAVELGLSKENANSLTLQTALGSARMAFDGKKSLAELRQQVTSPGGTTERALKSLNNNHFADIIKKALKEAKNRAEEIAKNLK; the protein is encoded by the coding sequence ATGCAAAATTCAATTATCAGTTTTATCGGTGCCGGCAATATGGCAAGTAGCCTTATCAAAGGGTTATTAAAAGAAAAATATCTTTCAAAAAATATTTGGGCGGCAAATAATAATATAGAGCAATTGAATAAGTTAAAAAATCTAAATATTAATTTGACCACCGACAATCGTTATGCTGTACAAATGGCAAATATTGTTGTTTTAGCTGTAAAACCACAAATATTAAAAACTGTCGTTATTGAAATCGCAGATCTAATTCAAGAAAAAAAATCTCTGACCATTTCACTTGCAGTGGGGATAAACCTAGAAAACATAGCGCTTTATCTTTCAAACCAGTCCTTAGCCATTATACGTTGCATGCCTAATACGCCTGCATTAATAGGTTATGGAGCGACTGGTTTATTTGCAAATCAGAATTGCTCAAGCTCTCAAAAAAACGCAGCTGAAAGCATCTTTCGTAGTGTCGGAACCATTGTGTGGTTACCTAAAGAAGAACAAATCGATGTGGTAGCCGCTTTATCAGGAAGCGGTCCAGCATACTTCTTCTTTTTTATGGAAGCTTTAGAAAAAGCAGCTGTTGAATTAGGTTTATCTAAAGAAAATGCTAATTCGCTCACCTTACAAACTGCTTTAGGATCCGCTCGGATGGCCTTCGATGGTAAAAAATCATTAGCTGAGTTAAGACAACAGGTAACTTCACCAGGTGGGACAACTGAACGGGCTTTAAAAAGTTTAAACAATAATCATTTTGCCGATATTATAAAAAAAGCGCTTAAAGAAGCGAAAAATCGTGCAGAAGAGATTGCTAAGAATCTTAAGTAA